The genomic segment ACCAGTCGGCCGTGGCGCGGCAGGCCGGGTCGTCGGCCCACCAGTGGCCCCAGGGGCCGCGCCGCAGGTGGGCGGTGAGCAGGCCCGCCGCGTGGGCGGGGAAGACGTCGTTGGCCGGGTGGTCGCCGACGTACAGGGTGTTCTCGGAGCGGGTGCCGCAGACGCCGAGGACCCGGGCGAAGAAGGCGGGGTCCGGTTTGGCGGCGCCCCACTCCTCGGACATCACGACGAGGTCGGCGGGCAGGTCCAGCGCCCGCAGCAGCTCCCCGGCGCGGGCCGTCTGGTTCCCCGCGACGATCACGCGGACGCCCAGCTCGCGGAGGCCGCCCAGGGTCGGACGCACATCCGGGTAGAGGTCCGACTCGTCCAGGTACTCGCCCCGGCCGGCCGCCTCCCGGGCCCGCCACTCGGCGCCGACGTCGATGCCGGGGCGGACGAGGCGCAGCGCGTCGGAGTTGTCGCGGCCCTGGGTCACCACCGCCCCCACCAGGGCGCTCATGGTGTGCCGGGGGACGTCCAGCCAGTCCGCCCAGGAGCCCCAGTACCGGTTGTCGTTGGTCAGCGTCTCGCCGACGTCGAAGACGATGGTCTCGATCACCGGGCCGACCCTACTGGGCGGGAGGGGCGGCGGACTCCGGCCGCGGCTGCCCCCGCCGTCACCTGTTTCGCACGGAGCCCCACGGGCAGGCGCTGTCCTGCAGGTACTGCCGAGGTGACCTACGTTGGCAGTGGAAGGTTCGTCCATCCGAGGAGGCCCCGTGACTGACGGAAGCAAGGACAAGGTCAAGGGCAAGGCCAAGGAAGCCATGGGCAAGATGACCGGCAACCGGGGCAAGGTCGCCGAAGGCAAGGCCGACCAGGCCAAGGGCGCCGCGAAGGACGCCGTGGGCGACGCGCGGAAGAACCTGCGCGACAAGTCCGGCCCGAAGGACCCGCTGATCACCGACGACGAGTGAGTCCGGTACTCACCCTCCGGGCCCCCGCCCTTCCCTGGGCGGGGGCCCGTCGGCTTTCACGGCGTGCGGCGCCGTATCAGCGCCAGCGGTACGTCCGGTCGGTGATCGGCGGAAGCCGGCGAGTGCCTCCGGCACCTCCGTGCGCCACTGCTGGACGCGAGCCGTCCCTCTGCCGGTGTACGCAACGTACGCAAGTAATCCGGATCGTTGCCCTCCGCTCCCTTGTCCGCGCTCCCGGGCGTGCGGCACGGTGGCCGACCATGGGACGAGAGCAGTGGAAGAAGATCTGGGTCGGTTCGGCCGGGAACATGGTCGAGTGGTTCGACTGGTTCGTGTACGCGACCTTCGCGGTCTACTTCGCGGACGCGTTCTTCCCCGAGGGCAACGGGACCGCGAACCTGATGAACACCATGGGCATCTTCGCCGTGGGGTTCTTCATGCGGCCGGTCGGCGGCTGGCTGCTCGGCCGGATCGGCGACCGCCGGGGCCGTAAGGCCGCGCTGACCCTCACCGTCACGCTGATGTCGGCCTCCGCGATCCTCATCGCCGTCGCCCCGACCTACGCGGTCGCCGGGTACGGCGGGGTCGCCGTCCTCATGGTGGCCCGGCTGCTCCAGGGCCTGTCGGTGGGCGGTGAGTACGCGGCCAGCGCCACCTACCTCACCGAGGCCTCGCGGCCCGACCGGCGCGGGTTCGCCTCCAGCTTCCAGTACGTCTCCATGACGGCCGGTCAGCTCATCGGGCTCGGGCTCCTCATCCTCCTCCAGCACACCCTCTCCGAGGACGCCCTGCACGACTGGGGCTGGCGGGTGCCGTTCGTCGTCGGCGCGCTCGGCGCGGCCGTCGTCTTCTACCTGCGGCGCACCATGCTGGAGACCGAGGTCTACGCGGAGTCCGGCGCCGCCGAGGACGCCGACCGGGGCACCCTCAAGGCCCTGTGGGCGCACCGGCGCGAGGCGTTCCTCGTCGTCGCGCTGACCATGGGCGGGACCGTCGCGTACTACACGTACACCACGTACCTGACGAAGTTCCTCTCCAAGAGCGCCGGGATGGAGAAGTCCACCGCCACCCTCGTCAGCTTCTGCGCGCTCTTCGTCTTCATGTGCCTCCAGCCGCTCGCCGGGATGCTCTCCGACCGGATCGGGCGACGCCCGCTGCTCATCTCGTTCGCCGTCGGCTCCACCTTCCTGACGGTGCCGGTCATGATGATGCTCAAGCACGCCGGGACCTTCTGGCCCGCCCTCGGGCTCTCGTTGCTGGCCCTGGTCGTCGTCACCGGCTACACCTCGATCAACGCCTGCGTGAAGGCCGAGCTGTTCCCCACCGGCGTCCGCGCGCTGGGGGTGGCGCTCCCGTACGCCGTCGCCAACGCGCTCTTCGGCGGGACGGCCGAGTACATCGCGCTCTGGTTCAAGGACGCGGGCGCCGAGTCCGGGTACTTCTGGTACGTGGCCGGCTGCGCGGCCGTCTCGCTCGTCGTCTACCTGAGCATGCGGGAGACGCGCGATCTGGACCTGCACCGGATCGGCGCGGGGGAGGCGGCCGGGAGCGCCCCGGGCCGGGCCCCGGGCGAGACGAGCGTCACGACCGCATTCTGAGACGGGCCCGTCACGGGGGCGGTGCTGTGCGAAACTGCTCCCGTGTCCTCGTTGTCCACGATTATTGGCAGCAGGCGCGCCGGTCCGCAGTGACGTCCCGTACCACCACGTACGGCACGCTCACCGTGCCCCAGACCCGCGCGCAGACCTCTCGCACCAGCGAGGGGTTTTTTCGTTTTCCGGCCCCCACCCTGGCCTGGACGGCGTGCGCGGGATGATGGGGGCAAGTGGAGCCCGATCGTCCGGATCCACTCATCCGACAGGAGTCGCATCAGCATGACCACCAAGGCCACCGCCACCGACGACAGTTTCCATGTCTTCGACACCACCCTGCGCGACGGTGCACAGCGTGAAGGCATCAACCTGACGGTCGCCGACAAGCTGACCATCGCCCGGCACCTGGACGACTTCGGCGTCGGATTCATCGAGGGCGGCTGGCCCGGCGCCAACCCCCGGGACACCGAGTTCTTCGCCCGCGCCCAGCAGGAGATCACCTTCGCCAACGCCCAGCTCGTGGCGTTCGGCGCGACCCGCCGGGCCGGTGGCAAGGCCGCCGAGGACCCGCAGGTCAAGGCGCTGCTCGACTCCGGCGCCCCGGTGATCACCCTGGTCGCCAAGTCCCACGACCGCCACGTCGAACTCGCCCTGCGCACCACCCTGGACGAGAACCTGGAGATGGTCCGCGACACCGTCTCCCACCTGCGCGGGCAGGGCCGCCGGGTCTTCGTCGACTGCGAGCACTTCTTCGACGGCTACCGCGCCAACCCCGAGTACGCCAAGTCCGTCGTCCGCGCCGCGTCCGAGGCCGGCGCCGACGTCGTCATCCTCTGCGACACCAACGGCGGGATGCTCCCCGCCCAGGTCCAGGCCGTCGTCTCCACCGTGCTCGCCGACACCGGCGCCCGGCTCGGCATCCACGCCCAGGACGACACCGGCTGCGCCGTCGCCAACACCCTGGCCGCCGTCGACGCGGGCGCCACCCACGTCCAGTGCACCGCCAACGGCTACGGCGAACGCGTCGGCAACGCCAACCTCTTCCCGGTCGTCGCCGCCCTGGAACTGAAGTACGGCAAGAAGGTGCTCCCCGAGGGCGCGCTCGGCGAGATGACCCGCATCTCCCACGCCATCGCCGAGGTCGTCAACCTGACCCCCTCCACCCACCAGCCGTACGTGGGCGTCTCGGCCTTCGCCCACAAGGCCGGGCTGCACGCCTCCGCGATCAAGGTCGACCCCGACCTCTACCAGCACATCGACCCCGCGCTCGTCGGCAACAGCATGCGGATGCTCGTCTCCGACATGGCCGGGCGCGCCTCGATCGAGCTGAAGGGCAAGGAGCTCGGCATCGACCTCGGCGGCGACCGCGAGCTGATCGGCCGGGTCGTCGAGCGCGTCAAGGAGCGCGAACTGAGGGGCTACACCTACGAGGCGGCCGACGCCTCCTTCGAACTGCTGCTCCGCGGCGAGGTCGCCGGCACAGCCCCGCGTTACTTCCGCACCGAGTCGTGGCGGGCCATCGTGGAGGACCGCCCCGACGGGGTGCACGCCAACGAGGCGACCGTGAAGCTCTGGGCCAAGGGCGAGCGGATCGTCGCCACCGCCGAGGGCAACGGCCCCGTCAACGCCCTGGACCGGGCGCTGCGGGTGGCGCTGGAGCGGATCTACCCGCAGCTCGCGAAGCTGGAACTGGTCGACTACAAGGTCCGCATCCTGGAGGGGCGTACCGGCACCGAGTCCACCACCCGGGTGCTGATCACCACGGGCGACGGCGCCGGCGAGTGGTCGACCGTGGGAGTCGCGGAGAACGTCATCGCCGCGTCCTGGCAGGCACTGGAGGACGCGTACACCTTCGGTCTGCTGCGGGCCGGGATCGAGCCCACGGAGTAGGGCATGCGGAGTGTGCCGCCGGACGTCCGGCGGCACACTCACCGCCTCTGCCGCGCGCGATACCGCGTCACCCCCGCCGCGGTCGCTGCCAGGGGTACGGCGACGGCGGGCACCGTCCACGTCGGGGTGCCGATCCACACGGCGAGCAGACCCACCGCGAAGCAGATCCCGAAGTTGATGGTGAGCAGCGTATTGCCGTCCGGGTACCACAGGTAGGACCGGTAGGCGCGGGGCCGGGCGAGACGCACCGCCCCGAACACGAAGGCCTGGGCCGCGAGGAGCGCGGCGAACACGCCGACGGCGGTGTTCATCTGAAGCTCGTCACGGGGCGCGTCCGGGGTGTTCTGCCGTTCGCCGTCCTTGCTGACCACCACGATGTCGCCCCGCCAGACGGTGGCCGTGACCTGGTCGCCGGGTGCGAGCTCTCTCAGGAGCGGCCCCTCCTTGCCGCCGGCCTGCACTCTTCCCCGCCAGCCGTCCTCATCCGTCAGGGTCGCCTCGTAGTACCAGCTCTTCCCCCCGTTCTTCCTCTCCGTCTTCTCCACGGTGAGGCGCAAGGCACTCAGACAGTCCGCCGGCCCCTGCCGCACCGTGCGGGAGGAGCAGGACTCGGCCGCGCGGTAGTCCTGGAGGCGCTCGCCGTCGGAGGGCAGCCACCAGGAGAACACCACGTAACAGCCCGCCGCCGACATCAGGGACAGCAGGATCATCAGCACGCCCGCGAGCCGCGTCCGCCCCGTGGACCGCCGGTCGGCATCCTTCTGGTGCGGCTGTCCGTTCGTGCTGTGAGCCCTCGCCCGCGTCGTTGTCATGACGTACCCCCTCCTCCTGAGCATCCTTCAGTCAGAGACAGGAATACACGCACGTCAACGGCAGTCTGCGGGCGGTCGGGGTTGCCGGAGTCCGGCAACCCCGACCGCCGGGGCCGAGGTGCGCCCGGTCCCGGCGGTCACCGCGGAACTACTGGAGCCGCCACTTCTGGTTGGCGGCCCCGGTGCAGCTCCAGATCTGGGCGCGCGCTCCGTTGGCCGTCGAGGCGTCCGTGACGTCCAGGCACTTGTTCGCCGCCGTGTTCACGACGTCCCCGGTGCTCGCGTTGTACGTCCACCGCTGGGCACCCGTGCCGTTGCAGGTGTAGAGCTGGACCTTCGCGCCGTCCGCCGTCGACGCCGAGGTCACGTCCAGGCAGGCGCCCAGCGTCCGGATCGTGCCGTCGGACTGGACCGTCCAGCGCTGCGCGGCCGAGCCGTTGCAGTCGTAGAGCTGGACCGCCGTGCCGTCCGCCGCGCTGCCGTTCGCCGCGTCCAGGCACTTGCCGCCGGTGCCGGTGAACGCCCCGGAGGTGCCGGTCGTACCGCCGGTGCCGGACTGGGTGCCGGACCAGGTGAAGGTGGCCGAGGTGCGGGCGGGAAGCGAGTAACCGAACGTCGAGCCGCCCCAGTTGACGGTGAGCTGCTGGGCCGAGGAGCCGCCGTTGTAGGCGATCAGCGCCTTGGAGCCGTCCGTGTTGCGCCACGCGACGTTGGGGACGGTGGAGCTGGCGGTGGAGGCGATCCGGGAGGCGCCCGGGCGGACGAACTTCGTCAGGTGGCCCATCGTGTAGTACTCGATGTTGTAGTCCACCTGCCCGCTCCTGCTGTCACCGTTGTGGACCGTGATCAGCCCGTCGCAGGTGCCGCAACCGCCGTTGTGCGGGCCCCGGTTCTGGTCCACCGCGAGGGACCACTTGGTGACCGACTTCGCCCAGTTGCGGGTGTAGTCGATGATGTTGAGCATGTCCTCCTTCTGCTGATCCGCGATCCAGGTGCCGCCCGAGTGCTCGGTCTGGAAGGCGTCCATCGTGGGGTACTGGTCGTGCACCGCCGTCTGCTTGGCGATGTCGCCGCCGTAGCCGTGCCAGGCGACCCCGCCGAAGTTGGGGTGGTTGCGCACGGCCGCGTCGTCCACGGTCGGCGCGGCGTAGGCGTCGTAGGTGTCCCAGTTCCAGTCGTGCGCCAGCACCTTGGTGGAGAGCCCGGCCGCCTGGAGCTTCGGGAGCAGCTCGCTCTTGGTGAAGTAGGCGAGCCCCGAGCCGTTCCAGCTCATCGAGGGGTAGCCCGAGCAGCAGGTCGGCTCGTTCTGCGCGGTGACGTACTGGACCGGCACGCCCTGGGCCTGGTACGCCTGGAGGTACTTCACGAAGTAGTCGGCGTACGCGCCGTAGTCCTCGGCCTTCAGCCAGCCGCCGTTGAGCTGGCCGCTGTCCTTCATCCACGCCGGGGCGGTCCAGGGCGAGGCCATCGTGGTGAGGGCCGGATTGAGCTGCTTCGCCTGCTTGGTCAGCGGCAGGACGTCCGCGAGGTCGTGGGCCACCGAGAACTTCGCCAGCGTGGGGTCGGTCTGCCCGGCGGGCACGTCGTCGTAGGTGTATCCCGTCCGCGCCAGGTCCGAACCGCCCATCGGGTTGCGGACGAAGGAGAGGCCGATGCCCTCGGTGGGGGAGAAGAGCTTCTTCATCGTGGCGTCCCGGGTCGCGTCACTCAGCGCCCCGCTGCTCTTCATCAGCCAGGCCGCCGTGTCGGTGAAGGACGCGCCGCCGCCGGTGAACGTCTGGTACCGGGTGTTCTCGTCGACCGTCACCACGGTGCCCGCGCTCCCGCTGCCGGACCCGAAGGCGACCGGGGTCTGGGCCTGGAGGCCGCGGGTGACATGGCGGCCGCCGGAGTCGTCGGTGGTGGTCAGGACGATGGAGACGCTCTCGCCGGCCGCCTGGGCGGCGGGCGCGGCGAGCCCGGTGAGGCCGGTCGCGGCGAGCGCGGTCGCCGCCAGCACGGCGGCGGTCCGGTTCGATCGCATCAATCGGATCATGGGGGAATGCCCTTCTTCGGCACAGAGGTGGGGTGCTGCCGTCGATCGAGGCGTGAGTGAACTGCCCCCACAGGCCCGCGTCAAGAGGGCGCGTACGTACAAGAAGTGAAGGCGCAACTGGCCTCTCCTGCCTGCCTGATGGGCGTGGACCAATCTCGGTGTGAAGTATTGACGGCTCTGTTCCGGCGGGGTTAACTCCAGCCGCGACGCCGGTACCGGTTCCGGGACCGGTACCGCACGGTGGCGGTCCCCGTGGGCCGCCCGGTGCCTGCCGTATGTCAGGCACATGCCGAAAACAGCCCTTCCGGGGCCGAAAAGCACCGGTCGGGCCGCTGAGTTCCGTGTTCCGCCGTGCCAGGGAGGCCCCGTTGCGCGTCACCATCGCCGATGTGGCCCGTGCCGCCGGAGTCAGCAAGGCCACCGTCTCCCGGGTGCTCAACACCAAGGCGGACGTGGACCGTTCCACCGCCTCCCGCGTTCGTGAAGTGATCGCACACCTCGGCTACGTCCCCAGCTCCGGAGCGGTCGGCCTGGCCCGGGGCAGCAGCCGCACCGTCGGGATGCTGGTGCCCTCGCTGACCTGGTCCTGGATGGGCGAGGTCCTCCAGGGCGTCGTCGACACCGTCGAGGCGGCCGAGTACGGCCTGCTGCTCTTCACCTGCAACCGGGGCGCCGACTCCGTCCGCCGCTTCACCACCCAGGTCTCCGCCCGCGCCTTCGACGGCCTCGTGGTCGTGGAGCCGGAGAACACCCTCGGCCACCTCACCGCACTCCACCGCAGCGGCCTGCCGATCGTGCTCATCGACGACCGGGGCCACCACCCCGAGTTCCCCTCCGTCGTGACCACCAACCATGAGGGAGGCGCGAGCGCCGCCCGCCACCTGCGGGCCGGCGGGCGCACCCGCCCGGTGGTCCTCAGCGGGCCCGCGCACTTCGGCTGCGTACGCGAACGGCTCGACGGATTCCGCTCCGTGCTGCCGGACACCCTCGTCGCCCAGGGCGACTTCACCGAACGCGGCGGCGAACGCGTCATGGCCGGGCTCCTCGCCTCCGGCACGCGGTTCGACTCCGTCTTCGCGCACAACGACGTCAGCGCCACCGGCGCCCTGAGAGCGCTCCACGCCGCCGGCCGCCGGGTCCCGGACGACGTCGCCGTCATCGGCTTCGACGACATCCCGATGGCCGCGCACACCGCGCCCCCGCTGACCACCGTCCGCCAGCCCACCCGGGCGATGGGGGAGACGGCGGCCCGGATGCTCCTCGCCCACCTCGGGGGCACACCCGCCCCGGACGAACCGGCCGTGCTCCCCACCGAACTCGTGGTGCGCCGCTCGGCGCCCTGACCCCCTCCCGGCGCAGCCGCGGCTTCGGACGGCCGCCCGCTCCGGGACCCACCCACCCCCACGGGCCCCGGCCCCACGGTCCTCCCGCCGCACCCCCCGCGCCCCGCCCGCACTGCTGCCGGACCCCGCGCAGCCGAGCCGAGAGAAGAGCCGCCCATGCCAGCCACCCGTCACCGAAGAGGATCGGCACGCGCCCTCCTCGCCGCCGTCACGGTTCTCGCCGGGCTGATCACGGCCGCCGTCCCCGCGGCGGCCGACGACCCCGCACCCGTGCTCGTCGACCGGTTCGAGGGCGAGGTCCCCCTCAGCAACCCCCCCGCCGACTCGATCTTCACCTGGGGCGGGGACGCCGACGACCAGCCGAAGATCGCCTTCACCGAGCGCGCCGACGCCCCCGAGGGCTCCAAGGTCCTCGAAGGCACCTACGACATCAGCAGCTACGGCGGGCTGAGCCACGAGTTCGCCGTCGACCGGACCCCGCAGAACTGGAGCGCCCACAAGGGCATCCGCTTCTGGTGGTACGGGCAGAACAAGGCGCCCCTGCCGCCCGGTTCCGGCAAGAAGATCAGCTTCGAGATCAAGGACGGCGGCGCCAACGGCGGCGCCTCCGAGCTGTGGACCATGTCCTTCACCGACGACTGGGAAGGCTGGCACCAGGTCGAGGTCCCGTTCGCGGACTTCGTCTACCGCGGCGACTACCAGCCCGTCGGCGGCATCGACCACATCCTCGGCCTGGACCGCATGTGGGGCTACGCCCTCACCCTGCCGCCCGGCGCCCCCGGCTCCTTCGCCATCGACGGCATGGAGCTCTACGGCAAGGCCGACCCGGCGCTGACCGCCGGCATCGCCACCGACGCCACCGTGCACCCGGTGGACGACGGCGGCTCCGCGCGCATCGGCCTCACCCTCTCCACCACCGGCGGACAGCCCATCGAGGAGCCCGTCACCGTCGCGTACACCACGCAGGGCGGCACCGCGGTGGCCGGCACCGACTACACCCCGGTCAGCGGTACCTACACCTTCCCCGCGGGCACCGCGTCCGGCGCCACCCACACCGTCACGGTGACCACCAGGAAGGCGAAGAAGGCGTCCGAGGCCCGGACCGTCCCGCTCGCCCTCACCGTCACCGGCGCCAAGGCCCCGACGGAGACCCCGCAGGTCGTCATCAACGCCCACGGGCTCCCGTACCAGAACGCCGAGCTCCCGGTGAAGCAGCGCGTCGCCGACC from the Streptomyces sp. NBC_01335 genome contains:
- a CDS encoding HAD family hydrolase, with amino-acid sequence MIETIVFDVGETLTNDNRYWGSWADWLDVPRHTMSALVGAVVTQGRDNSDALRLVRPGIDVGAEWRAREAAGRGEYLDESDLYPDVRPTLGGLRELGVRVIVAGNQTARAGELLRALDLPADLVVMSEEWGAAKPDPAFFARVLGVCGTRSENTLYVGDHPANDVFPAHAAGLLTAHLRRGPWGHWWADDPACRATADWSVDSLGDVAELVRGERE
- a CDS encoding CsbD family protein; this encodes MTDGSKDKVKGKAKEAMGKMTGNRGKVAEGKADQAKGAAKDAVGDARKNLRDKSGPKDPLITDDE
- a CDS encoding MFS transporter codes for the protein MGREQWKKIWVGSAGNMVEWFDWFVYATFAVYFADAFFPEGNGTANLMNTMGIFAVGFFMRPVGGWLLGRIGDRRGRKAALTLTVTLMSASAILIAVAPTYAVAGYGGVAVLMVARLLQGLSVGGEYAASATYLTEASRPDRRGFASSFQYVSMTAGQLIGLGLLILLQHTLSEDALHDWGWRVPFVVGALGAAVVFYLRRTMLETEVYAESGAAEDADRGTLKALWAHRREAFLVVALTMGGTVAYYTYTTYLTKFLSKSAGMEKSTATLVSFCALFVFMCLQPLAGMLSDRIGRRPLLISFAVGSTFLTVPVMMMLKHAGTFWPALGLSLLALVVVTGYTSINACVKAELFPTGVRALGVALPYAVANALFGGTAEYIALWFKDAGAESGYFWYVAGCAAVSLVVYLSMRETRDLDLHRIGAGEAAGSAPGRAPGETSVTTAF
- the cimA gene encoding citramalate synthase, with translation MTTKATATDDSFHVFDTTLRDGAQREGINLTVADKLTIARHLDDFGVGFIEGGWPGANPRDTEFFARAQQEITFANAQLVAFGATRRAGGKAAEDPQVKALLDSGAPVITLVAKSHDRHVELALRTTLDENLEMVRDTVSHLRGQGRRVFVDCEHFFDGYRANPEYAKSVVRAASEAGADVVILCDTNGGMLPAQVQAVVSTVLADTGARLGIHAQDDTGCAVANTLAAVDAGATHVQCTANGYGERVGNANLFPVVAALELKYGKKVLPEGALGEMTRISHAIAEVVNLTPSTHQPYVGVSAFAHKAGLHASAIKVDPDLYQHIDPALVGNSMRMLVSDMAGRASIELKGKELGIDLGGDRELIGRVVERVKERELRGYTYEAADASFELLLRGEVAGTAPRYFRTESWRAIVEDRPDGVHANEATVKLWAKGERIVATAEGNGPVNALDRALRVALERIYPQLAKLELVDYKVRILEGRTGTESTTRVLITTGDGAGEWSTVGVAENVIAASWQALEDAYTFGLLRAGIEPTE
- a CDS encoding lectin; amino-acid sequence: MRSNRTAAVLAATALAATGLTGLAAPAAQAAGESVSIVLTTTDDSGGRHVTRGLQAQTPVAFGSGSGSAGTVVTVDENTRYQTFTGGGASFTDTAAWLMKSSGALSDATRDATMKKLFSPTEGIGLSFVRNPMGGSDLARTGYTYDDVPAGQTDPTLAKFSVAHDLADVLPLTKQAKQLNPALTTMASPWTAPAWMKDSGQLNGGWLKAEDYGAYADYFVKYLQAYQAQGVPVQYVTAQNEPTCCSGYPSMSWNGSGLAYFTKSELLPKLQAAGLSTKVLAHDWNWDTYDAYAAPTVDDAAVRNHPNFGGVAWHGYGGDIAKQTAVHDQYPTMDAFQTEHSGGTWIADQQKEDMLNIIDYTRNWAKSVTKWSLAVDQNRGPHNGGCGTCDGLITVHNGDSRSGQVDYNIEYYTMGHLTKFVRPGASRIASTASSTVPNVAWRNTDGSKALIAYNGGSSAQQLTVNWGGSTFGYSLPARTSATFTWSGTQSGTGGTTGTSGAFTGTGGKCLDAANGSAADGTAVQLYDCNGSAAQRWTVQSDGTIRTLGACLDVTSASTADGAKVQLYTCNGTGAQRWTYNASTGDVVNTAANKCLDVTDASTANGARAQIWSCTGAANQKWRLQ
- a CDS encoding LacI family DNA-binding transcriptional regulator, which codes for MRVTIADVARAAGVSKATVSRVLNTKADVDRSTASRVREVIAHLGYVPSSGAVGLARGSSRTVGMLVPSLTWSWMGEVLQGVVDTVEAAEYGLLLFTCNRGADSVRRFTTQVSARAFDGLVVVEPENTLGHLTALHRSGLPIVLIDDRGHHPEFPSVVTTNHEGGASAARHLRAGGRTRPVVLSGPAHFGCVRERLDGFRSVLPDTLVAQGDFTERGGERVMAGLLASGTRFDSVFAHNDVSATGALRALHAAGRRVPDDVAVIGFDDIPMAAHTAPPLTTVRQPTRAMGETAARMLLAHLGGTPAPDEPAVLPTELVVRRSAP